One genomic segment of Gammaproteobacteria bacterium includes these proteins:
- a CDS encoding SUMF1/EgtB/PvdO family nonheme iron enzyme produces the protein MRARRQVILWCSLVLGLAGCESAPPPAPPPQGMVLIPAGEFVMGSNRVDEAKLTEEFGFRQPMYLDEHPQHKVELKAFYIDRLEVTNADYKAFVHATGTAEPALWVQNGYNVRDDKLRSFRIETLQWVAREYFHLDQDTRALDKDALVAELEKIQRQRDPLPVTAVNWYDAASYCRWKKKRLPSEGEWEKAARGTDGLEYPWGQSWDSSRVNTGENDDSGVELRPVGSFADDRSPFSVMDMGGNVSEWVADWYEAYPGATFKSEFYGGIHKVIKGGGAGVGHYAISYFFRAARRGQADPSAVSTDVGFRCAQDAPGAAS, from the coding sequence ATGCGCGCGCGACGCCAGGTAATTTTGTGGTGCTCATTGGTGTTGGGATTGGCGGGGTGTGAGTCAGCGCCGCCACCAGCACCGCCACCGCAGGGCATGGTGCTGATCCCGGCGGGCGAATTTGTGATGGGGAGTAATCGGGTCGATGAGGCCAAGTTGACGGAGGAATTCGGTTTTCGGCAACCGATGTATCTGGACGAGCATCCGCAACACAAGGTTGAGCTAAAGGCGTTTTATATTGATCGTCTGGAAGTGACGAATGCTGACTACAAGGCTTTTGTTCACGCCACGGGTACGGCGGAGCCTGCGCTGTGGGTGCAAAATGGTTACAACGTGCGCGATGATAAGTTGCGTTCTTTCCGCATTGAAACCTTGCAATGGGTGGCGCGCGAGTATTTTCATCTTGATCAGGACACGCGCGCGCTGGATAAAGATGCCTTAGTGGCGGAACTGGAAAAAATTCAACGTCAACGCGATCCATTGCCGGTGACGGCGGTGAATTGGTATGACGCTGCCAGTTATTGCCGCTGGAAAAAGAAACGACTGCCGAGTGAAGGCGAATGGGAAAAGGCTGCGCGTGGTACGGATGGCCTGGAATATCCCTGGGGTCAGAGTTGGGACTCAAGCCGCGTTAATACCGGTGAAAATGATGACAGTGGTGTTGAGTTACGGCCAGTGGGGAGTTTTGCCGATGATCGCTCTCCCTTTTCAGTGATGGATATGGGCGGTAACGTCTCGGAGTGGGTGGCGGATTGGTATGAAGCCTATCCGGGCGCGACCTTCAAGAGTGAATTCTATGGCGGCATCCACAAAGTGATTAAAGGCGGTGGCGCCGGCGTTGGCCACTATGCGATCAGCTACTTTTTCCGCGCAGCCCGCCGCGGTCAGGCAGACCCGTCGGCGGTAAGCACGGATGTGGGATTTCGCTGCGCCCAGGATGCACCTGGGGCAGCGTCGTGA
- the mutY gene encoding A/G-specific adenine glycosylase gives MSNKNFSQQLLTWFDYHGRKDLPWQQNPTPYRVWVSEIMLQQTQVSTVIDYFTRFMQRFPDVQSLANAELDEVLHLWTGLGYYARARNLHRAAQIIRDEYNGEFPTNIADVINLPGIGLSTAGAILSLALNQRQPILDGNVKRVLSRYHGIEGWPGTPAIEKAMWQLAEQHTPMQRNAAYTQAIMDLGATLCNRRPDCDRCPVHTGCVAQQQGLQTQLPSPKPKKALPLKRTVMLVLRNAAGEVLLHQRPPTGIWGGLWSFPEATANDDQTLRQWSADQLGHEITIRERWPTVRHTFSHFHLDIEPVVAELRHSSPQIREASAVQWLAPGQPPKLGLAAPVKLLLQQLAQRSAEVANP, from the coding sequence ATGTCCAACAAAAATTTCAGCCAACAGCTATTGACGTGGTTCGACTATCACGGCCGCAAAGATCTGCCGTGGCAACAGAACCCGACGCCATATCGCGTCTGGGTCTCTGAAATCATGTTGCAACAAACGCAGGTCAGCACGGTTATCGATTATTTCACGCGCTTCATGCAGCGTTTTCCCGATGTCCAGTCATTGGCCAACGCCGAGCTCGATGAAGTGCTGCACCTGTGGACGGGATTGGGTTACTACGCCCGCGCCCGCAATCTGCATCGTGCGGCTCAAATTATCCGTGATGAATACAACGGCGAGTTTCCTACCAACATTGCAGACGTCATCAACTTGCCAGGGATTGGCTTATCCACGGCGGGCGCCATTTTGAGTTTGGCGCTTAATCAACGACAGCCAATTCTCGATGGCAATGTCAAACGCGTCTTAAGCCGGTATCACGGCATTGAAGGTTGGCCTGGCACGCCAGCCATTGAAAAAGCAATGTGGCAACTGGCGGAACAGCACACACCTATGCAACGTAACGCTGCCTACACGCAGGCAATCATGGATCTGGGCGCCACACTGTGTAACCGTCGCCCAGACTGTGATCGCTGCCCGGTACACACTGGCTGCGTCGCACAACAGCAAGGATTACAGACACAACTGCCCTCGCCCAAACCGAAAAAGGCGTTGCCGCTAAAACGGACAGTGATGCTGGTACTGCGCAATGCTGCGGGCGAGGTGCTCTTGCATCAACGCCCGCCCACTGGTATTTGGGGCGGCTTGTGGAGTTTTCCTGAAGCTACAGCCAATGATGACCAGACACTGCGCCAATGGTCTGCAGATCAACTTGGCCACGAAATTACTATCCGCGAACGCTGGCCGACCGTGCGCCACACCTTCAGTCATTTCCACCTCGACATCGAACCCGTGGTTGCTGAACTCCGCCACAGCTCACCCCAAATCCGTGAAGCCAGCGCCGTGCAATGGCTTGCTCCCGGCCAACCACCCAAACTGGGGCTGGCGGCGCCCGTTAAGCTGCTGCTGCAACAACTCGCCCAGCGTTCAGCCGAGGTCGCTAATCCCTGA
- a CDS encoding SUMF1/EgtB/PvdO family nonheme iron enzyme: MAVLAGLSLAMGVEAAGQPEKIVRFHHEDLNGCVGCHQEANTELFKKAMAKECLECHNEKGIKANFKAALAQMESAVRKEQPTQKVEGQGPGMSLPIYYPGTKRGAQPNEMVLIPAGKFIMGTDFRLPDEGPQHEETLPAFYIDKFEVTNLQYKQFNDATQHKSPSHFVNRTYPEGKADHPVTYVTWDDAKAYCEWAGKRLPTQEEWEKAARGTDGQMFTWGNEFSIERANTPVRWAALKVEGDTTPVGAFESGKSPYGLYDMSGNVWEWTSSWYQPYPGNKRITENYGEKYKVLKGGSWWDCSFYKCGISAPVFNRSFFHPRTKNESFGFRCARDAR, encoded by the coding sequence GTGGCGGTATTGGCCGGGCTGAGCTTGGCAATGGGGGTTGAGGCCGCTGGCCAGCCTGAAAAGATTGTGCGCTTCCATCATGAGGACCTGAATGGCTGTGTGGGCTGCCATCAGGAGGCCAATACCGAGCTGTTCAAGAAGGCGATGGCCAAGGAGTGCCTGGAGTGCCATAACGAGAAGGGTATCAAGGCGAATTTTAAGGCTGCCCTGGCGCAGATGGAGTCGGCAGTACGCAAGGAGCAGCCGACGCAGAAGGTCGAGGGACAGGGGCCTGGGATGAGTCTGCCGATCTATTATCCGGGGACCAAGCGCGGTGCCCAGCCGAATGAGATGGTGTTGATCCCGGCGGGTAAATTCATCATGGGCACGGATTTTCGCCTGCCTGATGAGGGGCCGCAGCATGAAGAAACCCTGCCTGCCTTTTATATTGATAAGTTCGAGGTGACCAATCTCCAGTACAAGCAGTTCAACGACGCCACCCAGCATAAGTCGCCCAGTCATTTTGTGAATCGCACCTACCCTGAGGGTAAGGCAGACCATCCGGTGACCTATGTGACCTGGGATGATGCCAAGGCCTATTGCGAGTGGGCGGGCAAGCGTTTGCCGACACAGGAGGAGTGGGAGAAGGCGGCGCGCGGCACGGACGGGCAGATGTTCACCTGGGGCAATGAATTCAGTATTGAGCGGGCCAATACGCCGGTGCGCTGGGCGGCGCTCAAGGTCGAGGGCGACACCACACCGGTGGGGGCCTTCGAGTCGGGCAAGAGTCCGTATGGGCTTTACGATATGTCCGGTAATGTCTGGGAGTGGACCAGCTCCTGGTATCAGCCCTATCCCGGTAATAAGCGGATCACGGAAAACTACGGTGAAAAATATAAAGTCCTGAAAGGTGGTTCGTGGTGGGATTGTTCATTTTACAAATGCGGCATCTCGGCGCCGGTCTTTAATCGCAGTTTCTTCCATCCTCGTACCAAAAACGAAAGCTTTGGGTTTCGATGCGCGCGCGACGCCAGGTAA
- a CDS encoding oxidative damage protection protein, protein MTHMVQCKKLKQELPGLARPPYPGEFGKKIYENISQQAWQMWLKQQTMLINEYRLSLIDPKAQTLLKEEMEKFLFGDGGQMPQGYVPPK, encoded by the coding sequence ATGACTCACATGGTGCAATGCAAAAAACTGAAGCAGGAATTACCTGGCCTGGCGCGCCCACCGTATCCCGGGGAGTTCGGCAAAAAGATCTATGAAAACATCTCGCAACAGGCGTGGCAGATGTGGTTGAAGCAGCAGACCATGCTGATTAACGAATATCGCCTATCGTTGATCGACCCCAAGGCGCAGACCCTGCTCAAGGAAGAAATGGAGAAGTTTCTATTCGGCGACGGCGGACAGATGCCTCAAGGTTACGTACCCCCGAAATAA